The window GAGTCATTCCTCAAACTTTAATTAATCGACAAAATTTAAACTAACCCATACCATAATACATTGATTAGATTTGAAATATATTCTTATATTTTGTGTTAAGTTATGATGGCTGAAAAAGATCAACATTAAAGATTCTGTATAGGCTTTCACAGTTCTCCTATTGGACATTATAATATATTTACCAACCAGAGCTCAGTGTCACCTTGAGaatctttaaacattttctatACAATATTTATGGTAAATATTTATACCCAAAAAGAGGCACAGTCCCGAGCGCGACACAAACTTTACACCGTACACCCCCGCAAAACATGAGAAGTGGTTCAGTCCGCAGCCCGCGATTATCCAAAAGGGCGTCGTAAACATTCGAACTACAGCGAGTAAGTGACGCCAATTTACTGATTATTTATAAATGTGCTCCATTAAAACAACCAGAACATTTCACTGTTGACTACTGTAAACTCATTCGATTGTCGATTGCGTGTTTTAGCAGTTTTCGCCGTCAGAGACTTTCGTAAAGTTTGCAAGTAGGATTATTAAAACAAGTTTCTGCAGCATTAAAACAAGATAACGCTATCTGGCGGTGAAACTGTCACACCTGGGTATTATTCTTTAGAGACAGGACGGGAAGGTTTATTTTGTGAGTAGGCAAAGTAAGAAATGTTGATCTATTGGAATTCATTTTCACCAGGATCTACTCATTTGTACTTGTGTCCTAAAGCTGCGGATGAAATCTCAACTCTGTCACTGGCTTCTTGTCATCAGTTGCTCATAACATTCAGAGTAGACTTAAGGATAAATCTTCACAAGTTTGTTGCGAATTTTGACTGCATCTTGGTGTTCTATGCTTATTTTTTGCATTTGCTTAACCGAACAGATGATGaatgaggagaagatggaggatgtGAGGATGCTGGAGGCTCAAATCCAGCACCTCCAGACTGAAGTTTCAGCGTTGCAGGACCAGCTGCAGGACCAACAAAAGAACATGGCGTTCAACCTCGGAGATCAAATGCAGACAGCCATGTCAGTTTTACTATTCCTTTCAGTCTTTTAGACTTCACTTAAATTGGTCCTACTCCTAATTCTTGCAAAAACGCCGGTTTTAACCTTTTACAGATTACTTCTAGAAGCAGacgaagaggagaaggaagagtttGTTTTGAAACTAAAGGAGGAGGTAGAAGAGCTGAGAAAGACTCTTAGATGGCAGGCTGAAATCAATGGCATCAGCATGAAAAGCTGCAAGATCAAGACTCTCCAAAGCAGTAAGATCCCacatgtctctgttctttatagATCGATTGGCTAATGTCTGCCTCAGCAAGGTCACAAGTACATTACtcatttaaaatatacattataTTACAATTGTTTACCCCAATCTCACCAAATCCTAACATGTCTTTGTGTGCTAGGTGGCAGTAAACAGGTCCAGCATCTGTTTATAGCAGGCCATTGTGGCGACATGGACTTTCAGATGGAGTTCTGGCTCTCTGAGATCAAGGTAGAGTCACTTCCAAGTGCACTGGATGACAGGATCTCTGCATCACTATACTCCTGGCGAGAAGAACCCAACCGATTAACCTTAGTTGGTCCCTTGTGTTAGTTCTTGAAAAGGAATATTTCCGATTTACTCATGAAAACTCAGCAGCAGGCTAGCATAGTTCCATACTAGGTGTCAGTCTAGTCATCTGCCACATACCGTTGGCCAAGGATGTCAGAGGACGCTTGGCCAAAACACAACCAGTGCACTAGCTAAGAAAGCTACCATCTTGCAGAACAGACTGCAGCCGCTGTCGCCAGCAGAGAGCAACAGAGGTCCACATTCAGTGGTTGTCTCCCAAGTCCACTCAGATTTGGTTGCAGCAGCTGTCCAACAGGCCGATCTGCTCAAGTATCAGAGTAAACTGCTTTAGAGGTAGCAGATCATTTATTATATGGCTTTTGTTGTAACTGATGTTGTCCGTCAGAAGAACGCACATCTGCCCCACTGCTGCTCCCTGCAGGTAGCACGCTATTCCAACGTTTCTCAGGAGCGTCCAGGAGAAAGGGGTTAACGAGTTTTCCCTCCTCA is drawn from Takifugu rubripes chromosome 19, fTakRub1.2, whole genome shotgun sequence and contains these coding sequences:
- the cenpp gene encoding centromere protein P isoform X2 is translated as MMNEEKMEDVRMLEAQIQHLQTEVSALQDQLQDQQKNMAFNLGDQMQTAILLLEADEEEKEEFVLKLKEEVEELRKTLRWQAEINGISMKSCKIKTLQSSGSKQVQHLFIAGHCGDMDFQMEFWLSEIKEAQGSKRMISNLNVVMDAFDLRSFSSLLSGMEEDWNLLLFFRTLRTFSNRCDERRQTFQHFQLPAPRPLVPGGLQRGKSDSKNQRAVKNPRESAAVLPPACRRCCGRLPEPVEGSGT